A genomic segment from Malus domestica chromosome 05, GDT2T_hap1 encodes:
- the LOC103435389 gene encoding NAC domain-containing protein 76-like: protein MVKRKTSRVRVRVESDKDEEILGTNKLELRKLKRIREEEESLKMSYRRQEEFERQELERLACVSSSFAACRLEIQAAEIFRKQVEALKKRELEKRLISLGYTFNPDDGILLHHHLREKCLENALGFYAILEEADVYAKHPQNLIDVTENYRALAAGNVGYFFTRSRPNQTQPDTSTSTDHVQAGHWIFGKELDVLHQGEKVGVKQLLEYCAAGAKTGYKIIEYRLDPCPDNLKDGPWFLCKLYKDGSYMEVQSSL from the exons ATGGTGAAGAGAA AGACTagtagggttagggttagggttgaaTCTGATAAGGATGAGGAAATTTTGGGGACTAATAAGCTTGAATTGAGAAAGTTGAAGAGGATTCGCGAAGAAGAGGAATCGCTCAAGATGTCCTACCGACGTCAAGAGGAGTTTGAACGGCAGGAACTAGAGAGACTGGCGTGTGTATCTTCTTCCTTTGCTGCCTGCCGCCTTGAAATTCAGGCAGCCGAGATATTTAGAAAACAG GTGGAAGCGCTGAAAAAGCGCGAGTTGGAAAAACGGTTGATATCCCTTGGCTACACATTCAACCCAGACGATGGAATATTACTTCATCACCACTTAAGGGAAAAGTGCCTCGAAAACGCTCTTGGTTTTTATGCCATCCTTGAAGAAGCTGACGTCTACGCAAAGCATCCTCAGAACCTGATAG ATGTTACAGAGAACTACCGTGCTCTCGCTGCTGGAAATGTTGGGTATTTCTTCACCCGTAGCCGCCCAAATCAAACTCAACCTGATACTAGTACAAGTACAGATCATGTTCAGGCCGGACATTGGATCTTTGGCAAAGAATTGGACGTGCTTCATCAGGGCGAGAAAGTCGGTGTTAAACAATTACTAGAGTATTGTGCAGCGGGCGCCAAGACCGGATACAAGATCATCGAGTACAGACTCGATCCTTGTCCAGACAACTTAAAG GATGGTCCTTGGTTCCTTTGTAAGCTGTACAAGGACGGGAGTTACATGGAGGTGCAGAGTTCGCTCTAA